The following proteins come from a genomic window of Streptomyces liliiviolaceus:
- a CDS encoding phosphotransferase family protein, with protein MISGSGGGPDGGGTEFTAEGLAPVLREACTTAGLDSVGAELLRLGSNAVYRLASLPIIVRIARDPSVLAEMDRAVKAARWLESEDFPATRVPAQIAQPLVVGGLVVTFWESVQENVEYATIGELADLLRRLHWLEEPQSLGLPYFDPLAKLATSLEGLDGVAGEDRQFLEERAAKLAKDYDRLDFVLPFGMIHGDANIGNLLRHSDGHAVFIDLDGFTLAPREWDLILTAIYYDRYGWHSKAEYAEFVHRYGFDLMNWPGYETLADLRELMMVVWLGHQVTANERSAAEFARRVRSLRTGEGRDEWNAF; from the coding sequence ATGATCTCGGGCAGCGGCGGGGGACCGGACGGCGGCGGCACGGAGTTCACTGCGGAGGGTCTGGCGCCCGTCCTCCGGGAGGCGTGCACGACGGCCGGACTCGACTCCGTCGGCGCCGAGTTGCTGCGGCTCGGATCGAACGCGGTCTACCGCCTGGCGTCGTTACCGATCATCGTCCGCATCGCGCGTGACCCGTCGGTCCTGGCGGAGATGGACCGAGCGGTGAAGGCGGCCCGCTGGCTGGAGTCGGAGGACTTCCCGGCCACACGAGTGCCGGCACAGATCGCTCAGCCGCTCGTTGTCGGCGGCCTGGTCGTGACCTTCTGGGAGAGCGTCCAGGAGAACGTGGAGTACGCCACCATCGGCGAGCTGGCCGATCTGCTGCGCCGCCTGCACTGGCTCGAAGAGCCGCAATCGCTGGGCCTGCCGTACTTCGATCCGCTGGCCAAACTGGCGACGTCCCTCGAAGGACTGGATGGCGTCGCGGGGGAGGATCGGCAGTTCTTGGAGGAACGAGCGGCCAAGCTCGCCAAGGACTACGACCGCCTGGACTTCGTGCTCCCCTTCGGGATGATCCACGGGGACGCCAACATCGGGAACCTCCTCCGCCACAGCGACGGTCACGCGGTCTTCATCGACCTGGACGGCTTCACGCTCGCCCCGCGCGAATGGGACCTGATCCTGACGGCGATCTACTACGACCGTTACGGCTGGCATTCGAAGGCGGAGTACGCGGAGTTCGTCCACCGCTACGGCTTCGACCTGATGAACTGGCCGGGGTACGAGACGCTGGCTGATCTGCGTGAGCTGATGATGGTTGTCTGGCTCGGTCACCAGGTCACGGCTAACGAGCGGTCCGCCGCGGAGTTCGCCCGACGGGTCCGGTCTCTCCGCACGGGGGAGGGACGAGACGAGTGGAACGCATTCTGA
- a CDS encoding replication initiator → MIICAVLHASRVGDRSRSVPKAAEYQRSGLVHFHAVIRLDGPDGPTLVPPGWTTTGLLAETVRGRG, encoded by the coding sequence ATGATCATCTGCGCCGTACTTCACGCTTCGCGGGTTGGGGATCGAAGTCGGTCAGTCCCGAAGGCGGCTGAGTATCAGCGGAGCGGCCTGGTCCACTTCCATGCTGTGATCCGCCTCGATGGGCCGGACGGACCGACCTTGGTTCCACCTGGCTGGACGACCACGGGCCTCTTGGCGGAGACGGTGCGGGGAAGAGGTTGA
- a CDS encoding bifunctional DNA primase/polymerase, with the protein MTTRGVEWLSAAADDPVECRMAWASNPRAPYVLAAGRLFDTVTVEQRVGMETFDQLLRRGLPFGPAVLDRKAQRVGFFLGSHSEEMFTQHLVQEEGAPPAYRYLGDGSVVVVPGPMPMSGDRYQWLRAPTRRPIANPLRPVALATMLVASAELLSRVDRYGARYPSAAALALSTFEGDRPDGK; encoded by the coding sequence ATGACCACGAGAGGCGTCGAATGGCTCTCCGCGGCGGCAGATGATCCGGTCGAATGCAGGATGGCTTGGGCGAGCAATCCTCGCGCACCGTACGTGTTGGCAGCTGGCCGTCTCTTCGACACGGTGACGGTCGAGCAGCGGGTCGGTATGGAGACCTTCGACCAACTCCTCCGCAGAGGTCTGCCGTTCGGGCCTGCCGTGCTCGACCGCAAGGCGCAGCGAGTCGGCTTCTTCCTCGGCTCGCACAGCGAGGAGATGTTCACCCAACACCTGGTGCAGGAGGAGGGTGCCCCACCGGCATACCGCTACCTGGGAGACGGCTCTGTGGTCGTCGTCCCGGGGCCCATGCCTATGAGTGGTGACCGCTATCAGTGGCTCCGTGCTCCAACTCGGCGGCCCATCGCCAACCCGCTGCGTCCGGTCGCCCTGGCCACCATGCTGGTTGCCTCTGCCGAACTGCTCTCTCGTGTGGACAGGTACGGCGCGCGCTACCCGTCCGCGGCTGCCCTCGCGCTCTCTACTTTCGAGGGGGACCGGCCC